In a single window of the Nocardiopsis composta genome:
- a CDS encoding CGNR zinc finger domain-containing protein, which produces MQFNTYGGTGTFVAADLLNAVDHRPEALAEILRMHRVTRPDIDADQARRLAAWVERLRPVFGETDRDRQIALVNELLRESATCVQISTHDGADPHLHYVSQVPDTAERLKATTAGGLAVAICGAGGDRLGCCARDGCRTVFVDTSRNGRRRFCSVTCANRVNVAAHRARAAAR; this is translated from the coding sequence GTGCAGTTCAACACTTACGGCGGGACCGGGACCTTCGTCGCGGCCGACCTGCTCAACGCGGTGGACCACCGCCCGGAGGCGCTGGCGGAGATCCTGCGGATGCACCGGGTGACCCGCCCCGACATCGACGCCGACCAGGCGCGCCGGCTGGCGGCCTGGGTGGAGCGGCTGCGCCCGGTCTTCGGAGAGACCGACCGGGACCGGCAGATCGCGCTGGTCAACGAATTGCTCCGGGAGTCGGCGACCTGCGTGCAGATCTCCACGCACGACGGCGCCGACCCGCACCTGCACTACGTCAGCCAGGTGCCGGACACCGCCGAGCGGCTCAAGGCCACCACCGCCGGCGGGCTGGCCGTGGCCATCTGCGGCGCCGGCGGCGACCGCCTGGGGTGCTGCGCCCGCGACGGCTGCCGGACGGTCTTCGTCGACACCTCCCGCAACGGGCGCCGCCGGTTCTGCTCGGTCACCTGCGCCAACCGGGTCAACGTCGCCGCCCACCGGGCCCGCGCCGCGGCCCGCTGA
- a CDS encoding DUF6506 family protein, giving the protein MALTHWAFIYVAEGCDPARDVSVVDTGACRTVLVGVGRAEQVVEAAASAAADGAQLIELCGGFGPEWTARVIREVGDGVAVGSVGYGPESIGRLHAIFR; this is encoded by the coding sequence ATGGCGTTGACCCATTGGGCCTTCATCTACGTCGCCGAGGGGTGCGACCCGGCGCGCGACGTGTCGGTCGTGGACACCGGGGCGTGCCGGACCGTCCTGGTCGGGGTCGGCCGGGCCGAGCAGGTGGTGGAGGCGGCGGCGTCGGCCGCCGCGGACGGCGCCCAGCTGATCGAGCTGTGCGGAGGGTTCGGCCCGGAGTGGACGGCCCGGGTGATCCGGGAGGTCGGCGACGGCGTCGCGGTCGGCAGCGTCGGCTACGGCCCGGAGTCGATCGGTCGGCTGCACGCGATCTTCCGCTGA
- a CDS encoding GNAT family N-acetyltransferase — MTETAGEPAPPEGVEVRRAAAGDLAEIVALLADDPLGAARENGADLAPYRAAFAEIDADPGQFLAVAVRGARVVGTLQLTFVPGLSRGAAKRAQVEAVRVHRDERGSGLGTHLMAWSEARAREAGCTLLQLTSDRARPDAHRFYERLGYTPSHLGFKKPLPARD, encoded by the coding sequence ATGACCGAGACCGCCGGGGAGCCGGCCCCGCCCGAGGGCGTCGAGGTGCGCCGGGCCGCCGCCGGGGACCTGGCGGAGATCGTCGCGCTGCTCGCCGACGACCCGCTGGGCGCCGCCCGGGAGAACGGCGCCGACCTGGCCCCCTACCGGGCGGCCTTCGCCGAGATCGACGCCGACCCCGGCCAGTTCCTCGCCGTGGCGGTGCGCGGCGCGCGGGTGGTCGGCACCCTCCAGCTCACCTTCGTCCCGGGGCTGTCCCGCGGCGCGGCCAAGCGCGCCCAGGTCGAGGCGGTCCGGGTGCACCGCGACGAGCGCGGCTCCGGCCTCGGCACCCACCTGATGGCCTGGTCCGAGGCGCGCGCCCGGGAGGCGGGCTGCACCCTGCTCCAGCTCACCTCCGACCGCGCCCGCCCCGACGCCCACCGGTTCTACGAGCGGCTCGGCTACACCCCCAGCCACCTCGGCTTCAAGAAGCCGCTGCCGGCGCGGGACTGA
- a CDS encoding TetR/AcrR family transcriptional regulator has protein sequence MATETKKAWATREKRDRADSATRAALLAAARTVFERRGYARTTVAGITAEAGVGRATFYVYFASKAEAFAVLAEQVRDRFLAGQDLSGVDAGDPYAVAEATITAYLDAYLDNLAFITVLQHQAITDPRMGALWEEIHGRPRRRSARYTRRLAEEGTADPAASPDAVARAAGGMVAGFATALAADPRDRDRAAAELTAMYIRLLGLPDRPGQRKGRA, from the coding sequence ATGGCGACCGAGACGAAGAAGGCCTGGGCCACCCGGGAGAAGCGCGACCGGGCGGACAGCGCCACCCGGGCCGCCCTGCTCGCCGCGGCGCGCACCGTGTTCGAGCGGCGCGGCTACGCGCGCACCACGGTCGCCGGCATCACCGCCGAGGCGGGCGTGGGCCGGGCGACCTTCTACGTCTACTTCGCCTCCAAGGCCGAGGCCTTCGCCGTCCTCGCCGAGCAGGTGCGGGACCGCTTCCTGGCCGGCCAGGACCTGTCCGGCGTCGACGCCGGCGACCCCTACGCGGTGGCCGAGGCGACCATCACCGCCTACCTCGACGCCTACCTGGACAACCTGGCCTTCATCACGGTGCTGCAGCACCAGGCCATCACCGACCCGCGGATGGGCGCGCTGTGGGAGGAGATCCACGGCCGCCCCCGGCGCCGCTCGGCCCGCTACACCCGGCGCCTGGCCGAGGAGGGCACCGCCGACCCCGCCGCCTCCCCGGACGCGGTGGCCCGGGCGGCCGGCGGCATGGTGGCCGGCTTCGCCACCGCGCTGGCCGCCGACCCGCGGGACCGGGACCGCGCGGCGGCCGAACTGACCGCCATGTACATTCGCCTGCTGGGCCTCCCGGACCGCCCGGGGCAGAGAAAGGGGCGAGCATGA